The proteins below are encoded in one region of Bifidobacterium dentium JCM 1195 = DSM 20436:
- the gndA gene encoding NADP-dependent phosphogluconate dehydrogenase translates to MSAEANVGVVGLAAMGGSLARNLAHHGNKVAVFNRSYGRTEKLMNEHGTEGEFYPAKTLEEFVDSLVKPRTAIIMVKAGEPTDAMINALADLMEPGDIIVDAGNAYFPDTIRREKEISARGLHFVGCGVSGGEEGALLGPSMMPGGSEESWKTLKPIFESIAAKAEGEPCVTHIGLNGAGHFVKMVHNGIEYSDMQLIAESYDLMRRGLGMTPAEIGDVFEEWNKTELDSYLIEITAEVLHQVDKKTGKPLVDLIVDHAGMKGTGTWTVQTALSLAVPVTGIAEAVFARGLSSEADLREEAQKQGFAGPNGELDLNDEEKKAFIEDIRQALYASKIVAYAQGFNEITTAAKEYDWDIDLAAVARIWRGGCIIRAKFLNRISEAFESGEANVSLLFAPYFKNAIEAAECSWRNVVAEAARNGLPTPAFASSLSYFDGLRSKRLPAALIQGQRDYFGAHTYQRVDQPGAFHTLWATEERNEIEA, encoded by the coding sequence ATGTCAGCTGAAGCAAACGTCGGTGTGGTCGGCCTTGCCGCAATGGGCGGCAGTCTCGCACGCAATCTCGCACACCACGGCAACAAGGTCGCCGTGTTCAACCGCTCCTACGGCCGTACCGAAAAGCTCATGAACGAGCACGGCACCGAAGGCGAGTTCTATCCGGCGAAAACCCTCGAGGAGTTCGTCGACAGCCTTGTCAAGCCACGCACCGCCATCATCATGGTCAAGGCAGGCGAGCCGACCGACGCCATGATCAACGCGCTCGCCGATCTCATGGAGCCGGGTGACATCATCGTCGACGCAGGCAACGCGTACTTCCCGGACACCATCCGCCGTGAAAAGGAAATCAGCGCCCGCGGACTGCACTTCGTCGGATGCGGCGTTTCCGGAGGCGAGGAAGGCGCCCTGCTCGGCCCCTCCATGATGCCGGGCGGCTCCGAAGAATCCTGGAAGACGCTCAAGCCGATCTTCGAGTCCATCGCGGCCAAGGCCGAAGGCGAACCGTGCGTGACCCACATTGGTCTGAACGGTGCCGGCCACTTCGTCAAGATGGTGCACAATGGCATCGAATACTCCGACATGCAGCTCATCGCCGAAAGCTACGACCTCATGCGTCGCGGCCTCGGCATGACCCCTGCCGAAATCGGCGACGTGTTCGAAGAGTGGAACAAGACCGAACTGGACTCCTACCTGATCGAAATCACCGCCGAGGTGCTGCACCAGGTCGACAAGAAGACCGGCAAGCCGTTGGTCGATCTGATCGTGGACCACGCCGGCATGAAGGGCACCGGCACCTGGACCGTGCAGACCGCACTGTCTTTGGCCGTGCCGGTCACCGGTATCGCCGAGGCCGTGTTCGCACGAGGCCTGTCCTCCGAAGCCGACCTGCGCGAAGAGGCCCAGAAGCAGGGCTTCGCCGGTCCGAACGGTGAGCTGGACCTGAATGACGAGGAGAAGAAGGCCTTCATCGAAGATATCCGCCAGGCCCTCTACGCCTCCAAGATCGTTGCCTACGCGCAGGGTTTCAACGAAATCACCACCGCCGCCAAGGAATACGATTGGGATATCGATCTGGCCGCTGTGGCGCGCATCTGGCGTGGTGGCTGCATCATCCGTGCGAAGTTCCTCAACCGCATCTCCGAAGCGTTCGAATCCGGTGAGGCCAATGTGTCGCTGTTGTTCGCACCGTACTTCAAGAACGCCATCGAAGCCGCCGAATGCTCCTGGCGCAACGTGGTGGCCGAAGCCGCACGCAACGGCCTGCCGACCCCGGCATTCGCATCGTCGCTCTCGTACTTCGACGGCCTGCGTTCCAAGCGTCTGCCTGCCGCTCTGATCCAGGGCCAGCGTGATTACTTCGGTGCTCACACCTACCAGCGTGTGGACCAGCCGGGTGCATTCCACACCCTGTGGGCCACCGAGGAACGCAACGAGATCGAAGCCTGA
- the pgl gene encoding 6-phosphogluconolactonase, with amino-acid sequence MTERKTVVYPNPEVLAQAVAARTLLTIADLLAEPNRQRVDIAVTGGTDGIYVLKVMGESPLAEAVDWSRVHVWWGDERFVAADSDDRNAKQAREAWFGKLIEDGRMPAENIHEMPADGRSDDEITTATPEQTDAVLAAAAAEYQRELIEQLGDKPSLDIAMFGVGPDAHFASLFPDHGEAEINDPHVLVVGVRDSPKPPPLRVTLTVPMIAHSKHTWVFTSEERKADAVRAAFARRNNPHAPSSYADGEELLWLIDEDAASKL; translated from the coding sequence ATGACGGAACGCAAGACTGTCGTATACCCGAATCCCGAAGTGCTGGCACAGGCCGTGGCGGCACGTACGTTGCTGACCATCGCCGATCTGCTGGCCGAGCCGAATCGTCAGCGCGTCGATATTGCCGTGACCGGCGGCACCGACGGCATCTATGTGCTGAAAGTCATGGGCGAAAGCCCTTTGGCCGAGGCCGTGGACTGGTCCCGCGTGCACGTGTGGTGGGGCGACGAACGCTTTGTGGCCGCCGACAGCGATGACCGCAATGCCAAGCAGGCTCGCGAGGCCTGGTTCGGCAAGCTCATCGAAGACGGCCGTATGCCGGCCGAGAACATTCATGAGATGCCGGCCGATGGACGCAGCGACGATGAAATCACCACCGCCACTCCGGAACAGACCGACGCCGTGCTGGCAGCCGCAGCAGCGGAATATCAGCGAGAGCTCATCGAACAGCTTGGCGACAAGCCGTCGCTCGATATCGCGATGTTCGGCGTTGGGCCGGACGCGCATTTCGCGTCCCTGTTCCCCGATCATGGTGAAGCCGAAATCAATGACCCGCATGTGCTGGTGGTCGGCGTGCGTGATTCGCCGAAACCGCCGCCACTGCGCGTGACACTGACTGTGCCGATGATCGCCCATTCGAAGCATACGTGGGTGTTCACTTCCGAGGAGCGCAAAGCCGATGCGGTACGGGCCGCCTTCGCTCGGCGCAACAATCCGCATGCGCCGAGCTCCTACGCCGATGGTGAGGAGCTGCTTTGGCTCATCGATGAAGATGCCGCTTCCAAGCTGTAA
- a CDS encoding glucose-6-phosphate dehydrogenase assembly protein OpcA, translating to MIIIMQDTETREISAKIDELHEERGEAALGRVLTLLISTNEASLEHDLEVANSASREHPCRVIAIAPSSRKVETEEHADGGHHTFLDAEVRFGSDAGAGEIIVLRPRGGLVHHPDTLVIPLLVPDAPVVAWWPNEAPANLSKDLLGSMARSRITDAMNSSNPMRTMDDLRRNWSSKNVDMSWTRLTVWRAMLASMLDQPPHLPVSSVRVTGPKDFLPMDLLAAWLRLRLNVPVVVEDVPGAKAVTGVYLTRADGVLSLERPSTDDGVAVQSVPGQSPQTISVPARTIEECLSEELGRLYPDEIYAEVVTQGWDLINPTH from the coding sequence ATGATCATCATCATGCAAGACACCGAGACCCGTGAGATTTCGGCGAAAATCGATGAACTGCACGAGGAGCGCGGCGAAGCCGCCTTGGGTCGAGTGCTCACGCTGCTGATCTCCACGAACGAGGCGTCGCTGGAGCATGATCTCGAAGTGGCGAACAGCGCCAGCCGCGAACATCCATGCCGCGTAATCGCCATCGCACCGAGCTCACGCAAGGTGGAAACCGAAGAGCATGCCGATGGAGGGCATCACACCTTCCTCGACGCCGAAGTGCGATTCGGCTCCGATGCCGGCGCAGGTGAGATCATCGTATTGCGGCCACGCGGTGGCCTGGTGCATCATCCGGATACGTTGGTGATTCCGTTGTTGGTGCCGGATGCGCCGGTCGTGGCCTGGTGGCCAAACGAAGCTCCGGCGAACCTGTCGAAGGATCTGCTGGGTTCGATGGCCCGCAGCCGCATTACCGATGCGATGAACTCATCGAATCCGATGCGCACGATGGATGATCTGCGCCGCAACTGGTCGTCGAAGAACGTGGATATGTCGTGGACGCGTCTGACCGTGTGGCGCGCCATGCTTGCCTCCATGCTCGATCAGCCGCCGCATCTGCCGGTAAGCAGCGTGCGAGTGACCGGCCCGAAGGATTTCCTACCAATGGATTTGCTGGCCGCTTGGCTACGGTTGCGTCTGAACGTGCCGGTGGTCGTCGAGGACGTTCCGGGCGCAAAGGCCGTGACAGGCGTGTATCTGACCCGCGCCGACGGCGTGCTGAGTTTGGAACGCCCTTCCACCGATGACGGCGTAGCCGTGCAGAGCGTGCCCGGACAGTCTCCCCAGACCATCAGCGTACCTGCACGCACGATTGAAGAATGTCTGAGCGAGGAGCTCGGCCGTCTCTACCCCGACGAGATCTATGCCGAAGTCGTGACACAGGGCTGGGACCTCATCAATCCGACGCACTGA
- the zwf gene encoding glucose-6-phosphate dehydrogenase — protein MNCMTETVSSVLDTSGTWTNPLRDPRDLRLPRIAGPCSIVIFGVTGDLSRNKLLPAIYDLANRGLLPPSFGLTGFARRDWTEDHFKEFVKENVEAHCRTPFKESTWKQLADGIRFVQGTFDDPKAFERLSDTVAELDRDRGTRGNHAFYMSVPPRAFPQVSRQLADCGLAKSSEGAWRRVIIEKPFGHDLASAKELDRVVSEVFDPSSVFRIDHYLGKETVQNMLALRFANAMYEPIWNNNYVDHVQITHAEDIGVAGRAGYYDGIGAARDIIQNHLLQLMALTAMEEPVSFSAADLTAEKTKVLSAVRLPKDLAAHTARGQYAAGWQGSHEVVGYLDEKGIDPASTTETYAAIRLDVDTRRWAGVPFYLRTGKRLGKRVTEIAVVFKRAPHLPFESTATKELGKNAIVIRVQPDEGVTMRFGSKVPGGTSMEVRDVSMDFGYGRSFTESSPEAYERLILDVLLGDPPLFPTTREVELSWQILDPIEEFWSTLGQPQPYRSGTWGPEEAVEMLARDGHRWRMP, from the coding sequence ATGAATTGCATGACTGAAACCGTTTCATCCGTGCTTGACACCTCCGGCACGTGGACAAATCCTTTGCGAGATCCACGTGATCTGCGGCTTCCACGCATCGCGGGACCGTGCAGCATCGTGATCTTCGGCGTAACCGGCGACCTGTCACGTAACAAACTGCTTCCGGCAATCTACGACTTGGCTAACCGCGGCTTGTTGCCGCCGAGCTTCGGCCTGACCGGCTTTGCGCGCCGCGACTGGACCGAGGACCATTTCAAGGAGTTCGTCAAGGAAAACGTCGAGGCACATTGCCGCACGCCGTTCAAGGAATCGACTTGGAAGCAGCTGGCTGACGGCATCCGCTTCGTACAGGGCACGTTCGACGATCCGAAGGCGTTCGAGCGTCTTTCCGATACCGTGGCCGAACTTGACCGCGACCGCGGTACCCGAGGCAACCACGCCTTCTATATGTCGGTGCCGCCACGCGCATTTCCACAGGTCTCCCGCCAGCTGGCCGACTGCGGCCTGGCGAAGTCTTCGGAAGGCGCCTGGCGTCGTGTGATCATCGAAAAGCCATTCGGTCATGATCTGGCCAGCGCCAAGGAACTTGACCGTGTGGTCTCCGAGGTGTTCGACCCGTCGAGCGTATTCCGCATCGACCACTACCTTGGCAAGGAAACCGTACAGAACATGTTGGCGCTGCGCTTCGCAAACGCCATGTACGAGCCGATCTGGAACAACAACTACGTCGATCACGTGCAGATTACGCATGCCGAAGACATCGGCGTGGCCGGTCGCGCCGGCTATTACGATGGCATCGGCGCAGCACGTGACATCATCCAGAACCACTTGCTGCAGCTTATGGCGTTGACCGCCATGGAGGAGCCGGTCTCCTTCTCCGCCGCCGACCTGACGGCCGAAAAGACGAAGGTGCTTTCCGCTGTGCGCCTGCCGAAGGATCTGGCCGCGCATACGGCTCGCGGCCAATATGCGGCTGGATGGCAGGGATCGCACGAAGTGGTCGGCTATCTGGACGAAAAGGGCATCGATCCGGCGTCCACCACCGAAACGTATGCGGCGATCCGATTGGACGTCGATACTCGCCGTTGGGCCGGCGTGCCGTTCTATCTGCGTACCGGCAAACGACTGGGCAAGCGCGTTACGGAAATCGCCGTGGTGTTCAAACGTGCCCCGCATCTGCCGTTCGAATCGACGGCCACCAAGGAGCTCGGCAAGAACGCGATTGTGATCCGCGTGCAGCCCGACGAGGGCGTGACCATGCGTTTCGGCTCGAAGGTTCCTGGCGGCACCTCCATGGAGGTACGCGATGTGTCGATGGACTTCGGTTATGGCCGCTCGTTCACCGAATCCTCACCGGAAGCTTATGAACGTCTGATTCTCGACGTGCTGCTGGGCGATCCGCCGCTGTTTCCGACCACACGCGAGGTGGAACTGAGCTGGCAAATCCTCGATCCGATCGAGGAATTCTGGTCCACACTCGGCCAGCCGCAACCATATCGCTCCGGCACGTGGGGCCCGGAAGAGGCCGTTGAGATGCTTGCCCGCGACGGACACCGTTGGAGGATGCCATGA
- a CDS encoding Type 1 glutamine amidotransferase-like domain-containing protein: MKKLMLVSAFNPVSRLLPRVEPELKAKTVAFIPTASKGSLYSPIMGLAKHALRRMDVSIYSLDIASASYGLIHDVIEASDIIYVGGGNSFLLLQEMRRSGADTIITEAVTNGKPYIGESAGAVVAGPDIGYIRDMDDAKAAPLLHDSRGLGLVDFRVVPHCHGPFLGRKAAKIARRYADASDLRTITNRQAVVVHGSKDITVSR, translated from the coding sequence GTGAAGAAGCTGATGCTGGTTTCGGCATTCAATCCGGTCAGTCGACTGCTGCCTCGCGTGGAGCCGGAACTCAAGGCGAAAACGGTGGCGTTCATCCCTACCGCCAGCAAGGGGAGCCTGTACTCGCCGATCATGGGTCTTGCCAAACATGCCCTACGGCGTATGGATGTGAGCATATACAGCCTTGACATAGCCAGTGCCTCATACGGGCTCATCCATGATGTGATCGAAGCCAGCGACATCATCTACGTGGGTGGAGGCAATTCCTTTCTCCTGCTACAGGAAATGCGCCGTTCTGGGGCCGATACGATCATCACCGAGGCCGTGACGAACGGCAAACCGTATATCGGCGAATCCGCGGGAGCGGTGGTGGCCGGTCCCGATATCGGGTACATCCGCGATATGGACGATGCGAAGGCAGCGCCTTTGCTGCATGATTCACGGGGTCTTGGACTGGTGGATTTCCGAGTGGTTCCGCATTGCCACGGACCGTTCCTCGGCCGCAAGGCCGCCAAAATCGCCCGTCGATACGCCGATGCGTCCGACCTGCGCACCATCACCAACCGTCAGGCCGTCGTGGTGCATGGCAGCAAGGACATCACCGTCAGCAGGTGA